In a single window of the Equus quagga isolate Etosha38 unplaced genomic scaffold, UCLA_HA_Equagga_1.0 HiC_scaffold_295_RagTag, whole genome shotgun sequence genome:
- the LOC124232170 gene encoding DNA primase small subunit-like, with protein sequence MEKNGVHGHPRGLTFPQNTFFLEWARPPPAHLSCRPSTPEPVGGDPGERLPRPGQPPSGNYNSQRPLQTRDAATTRLLSGGDPGCVVPANSCGRPAWVELMEPFDPAELPELLKLYYRRLFPYAQYYRWLNYGGVVKNYFQHREFSFTLKDDIYIRYQSFNNQSDLEKEMQKMNPYKIDIGAVYSHRPNQHNTVKLGAFQAQEKELVFDIDMTDYDDVRRCCSSADICSKCWTLMTMAIRIIDRALKEDFGFKHLLWVYSGRRGVHCWVCEESVRKLSSAVRSGIVEYLSLVKGGQDVKKKVHLSENVHPFVRKSINNKKIV encoded by the exons ATGGAGAAGAATGGAGTTCACGGGCATCCGCGAG GGCTCACCTTTCCGCAGAATACCTTCTTCTTGGAATGGGCGCGGCCTCCTCCTGCCCACCTGAGCTGTAGACCTAGTACCCCAGAGCCGGTGGGCGGAGACCCGGGGGAGCGCCTCCCGCGCCCTGGCCAACCTCCGAGTGGAAACTACAATTCCCAGCGGCCCCTGCAGACGCGGGACGCGGCCACGACGCGCCTGCTCAGTGGCGGAGACCCGGGCTGTGTGGTTCCCGCCAATTCTTGCGGCCGTCCTGCTTGGGTTGAGTTGATGGAGCCGTTTGACCCCGCCGAGCTGCCCGAGCTGCTTAAGCTTTATTACCGGAGGCTCTTTCCCTACGCCCAGTACTATCGCTGGCTCAACTATGGCGGAG TGGTAAAGAATTACTTTCAACACCGTGAATTTTCCTTCACATTGAAAGATGATATTTACATTCGCTACCAATCCTTCAACAACCAGAGTGATCTGGAAAAGGAGATGCAGAAAATGAATCCTTACAAGATTGACATAGGCGCGGTGTATTCCCACAGA CCCAATCAACACAATACAGTGAAGCTGGGAGCTTTCCAGGCCCAGGAAAAAGAACTGGTGTTTGACATTGACATGACAGACTACGACGATGTGAGGAGATGTTGTAG TTCTGCAGACATATGTTCTAAGTGCTGGACCCTGATGACCATGGCCATACGCATCATCGACCGAGCATTAAAGG AGGACTTTGGATTTAAGCATCTTCTCTGGGTATATTCTGGAAGGAGAGGTGTTCATTGTTGGGTCTGTGAGGAATCAGTTAGAAAATTGTCCTCCGCAGTACGTTCTGGGATAGTTGAGTATTTGAGTCTTGTAAAG GGTGGTCAAGATGTTAAAAAGAAAGTTCACCTAAGTGAAAATGTCCACCCTTTTGTCAG AAAAtctataaacaataaaaaaatagtttga